A window of the Gossypium hirsutum isolate 1008001.06 chromosome A05, Gossypium_hirsutum_v2.1, whole genome shotgun sequence genome harbors these coding sequences:
- the LOC107960564 gene encoding uncharacterized protein: protein MNSDEPSNAIISNERSGDLILTELLRATKKVKNKDTTLANSDDLVMLEPEPNKPSFKEILLENSSTSPRVDVRMPLNEEKEVTLLDDDVSISMDGPYPQVCFSKRVHSLINEHNKKTVIVRMLGRPIRYRALANKIESLWGLTSNYKIVNLDNNYFLVKLASQNDYNRVIMGGPWMVYGHYLVVQPWSRDFSTEQNFSSKIIAWIRLSGLYYRYYTKGLVRALASVNGNVVKVDYNTIDGTRGKFARVTVGEDISKPLMPFIGVEGKKQTVVYEGLSSICYTCGKVGHIKENCSQGPNE from the coding sequence ATGAATAGCGACGAACCCTCAAATGCCATCATTAGCAACGAACGCTCTGGCGATTTGATCCTGACGGAGCTACTAAGGGCGACAAAGAAAGTAAAAAACAAAGACACCACCCTAGCAAATAGTGATGATCTGGTGATGCTAGAACCAGAACCAAACAAGCCCTCCTTTAAAGAAATACTTTTAGAAAATAGTAGTACAAGCCCAAGGGTGGACGTGCGCATGCCTTTGAACGAAGAAAAGGAGGTTACGCTCCTTGACGATGATGTCTCAATATCCATGGATGGACCCTACCCTCAAGTGTGCTTCTCGAAAAGAGTCCACTCCCTGATCAATGAGCATAACAAAAAAACGGTGATAGTACGAATGCTAGGCAGACCAATCAGATACAGAGCATTAGCCAACAAAATCGAAAGCCTTTGGGGACTAACAAGCAACTACAAAATAGTTAACCTGGACAATAACTACTTCTTGGTTAAACTTGCTAGCCAAAACGACTATAACAGAGTTATCATGGGCGGCCCTTGGATGGTATACGGTCACTACCTAGTGGTGCAACCATGGAGTCGGGATTTCTCTACAGAGCAGAACTTTTCGTCCAAGATCATTGCATGGATACGGTTATCGGGGCTCTATTATCGCTATTACACAAAGGGACTAGTGAGAGCATTGGCTTCTGTCAATGGCAACGTAGTCAAGGTTGATTACAATACCATCGATGGGACAAGGGGAAAGTTTGCTAGAGTAACCGTGGGGGAAGATATCTCTAAACCCCTTATGCCATTCATCGGTGTTGAAGGGAAAAAACAAACAGTAGTCTACGAAGGCCTCTCATCCATTTGCTACACATGTGGTAAGGTAGGCCACATCAAGGAAAATTGCAGTCAGGGCCCGAATGAATAA
- the LOC107960563 gene encoding uncharacterized protein produces the protein MPVSPATETRFQDRMVGDDALSQAMLRIFERVVGPNTGFGGCESVTKRIRSNGVELFRGVTRVTPNEDRSVAKHEAKFLILNCYMRGMVELEYERCVHFENGLRDNLRVLIAPQREQDFSVLVEKEKIAEELYGDCGRCHQAKYWKRTRACLKCGSLDHRIRECPLRANQMQAQGTILHTHRGRTAATERPWSGMDWLVKHHVSLDCATKRFVLRTKGNNKVFVIGECQNYLSNVISALVAEKLVCKGCEAYLAYVSVFASRDSTVKDIRTLRDFPDIFPEELSGLPLNQEVDFRIELLLVTFLGHVVSAKGIQVDPQKIEAILDWKQPRNLFEIRNFLGLADYYRRKANIVVNALSRRAMTDLRAMFARLSLFDNRSLLAELQVKPTWIEQIKGKQLKDEFLGLRF, from the exons ATGCCAGTGTCACCTGCTACAGAGACTAGGTTTCAGGATCGCATGGTTGGGGACGAtgcattgtcccaggctatgctaaggatattcgagagggtcgttgggcctaATACTGGATTTGGGGGCTGTGAGTCGGTTACTAAACGAATCCGGTCCAATGGAGTTGAGCtttttaggggtgtcactagagtcacCCCTAAT GAGGATCGATCAGTGGCCAAGCATGAGGCTAAGTTCCTAATATTGAACTGTTATATGCGAGGTATGGTGGAATTAGAGTATGAGAGGTGTGTCCACTTCGAGAATGGCCTCAGAGATAATTtgagagttttgatagctccgcagagggagcaaGATTTTTCTGTCCTAGTTGAGAAGGAGAAGATCGCCGAGGAG CTATATGGAGATTGTGGTAGATGCCATCAAGCCAAGTATTGGAAGAGGACTAGGGCATGTCTGAAGTGTGGATCATTGGATCACCGTATTAGGGAGTGTCCATTGAGGGccaatcagatgcaagctcaGGGTACTATACTGCACACCCACAGAGGGCGcacagcagccaccgagaggccatGGTCAG ggatggactggttggtcaagcaccACGTCAGTCTAGACTGTGCAACTAAGAGGTTCGTCTTGAGAACTAAGGGAAATAATAAGGTATTCGTGATTGGAGAATGCCAGAActacttatctaatgtgatctctgcattGGTAGCTGAGAAACTAGTTTGCAAGGgatgtgaggcgtacttggcatATGTAAGTGTTTTCGCTTCTAGGGACTCTACTGTAAAAGATATCCGCACTTTAAGGGATTTTCCAGACATCTTCCCTGAGGAGCTATCGGGTTTACCTTTGAATCAAGAAGTGGATTTTAGGATTGAGCTTCTTCTAg taacttttctgggtcatgtggtttctgctaaGGGGATTCAAGtggatcctcaaaaaattgaggctatattggattggaagcagcctaggAATCTGTTTGAGATCCGCAACTTTCTGGGGTTGGCAGattattacagacg CAAGGCCAATATTGTGGTCAATGCATTGAGTCGTAGGGCTATGAccgatctgagagcgatgttcgctcgacttagcTTGTTCGACAATAGGAgtttgttggctgagttgcaagtcaAACCAACTTGGATCGAGCAAATTAAGGGTAAACAGCTAAAGGATGAGTTTTTGGGTCTTCGATTCTGA